In Papaver somniferum cultivar HN1 chromosome 1, ASM357369v1, whole genome shotgun sequence, a genomic segment contains:
- the LOC113289271 gene encoding monothiol glutaredoxin-S6-like: MATAKRLGRDHGPFLLILMLIYLFTSEVNQTLAFNSPSAFVQNVIYSNRIAIFSKSYCPYSIRAKHMFSELHEKPFVVELDLRDDGAEIQNVLLDLVGKRTVPQVFINGKHIGGSDDTRAALHNGELQKLLDVEMMKY; encoded by the exons ATGGCGACGGCGAAGAGATTAGGTCGTGATCATGGTCCTTTTCtccttattctgatgctgatatATTTATTTACTTCTGAAGTAAATCAAACCCTGGCTTTCAACTCTCCTTCTGCCTTTGTTCAGAACGTTATCTATTCTAACAGGATCGCCATCTTCTCCAAATCCTATTGCCC GTATTCAATACGTGCTAAGCACATGTTCAGCGAGTTACATGAAAAACCTTTCGTTGTGGAGCTTGATCTTCGAG ATGATGGAGCAGAAATCCAGAATGTTCTTCTCGATCTAGTGGGTAAGCGCACGGTACCACAAGTTTTTATCAACGGCAAGCATATTGGTGGTTCAGATG ATACCAGAGCTGCACTTCATAATGGTGAACTGCAGAAACTTCTTGACGTAGAGATGATGAAATATTAG
- the LOC113289249 gene encoding probable methyltransferase PMT27 encodes MATGKLRSSKRNSSSSSSYMSTITMVVFIGLCGLGLWMLTSSSVVPPQSVHTSTNSFSHSDNHHVVNSRKDRKVPSFDDTPGDLPDDAVKEDNSNSNQEDITSNKSDDDSFMDKTHDELKLSNQDEDSKSSNEDNNEQENNKDGSSSDVNEDNSSSKESAEEEQQQQKQEENQESNSAGDNDNNGNGNENQEISTETNTDTESKDEDQNNQEVQQSHEEQIQQDPEVVTTKENTEQSTQQQDPELESKDNSNQALQQDSDMDNSQQTQQSDSSSGGGDDNQTQSSEEDNNQQTQEEGSTTGSDDNQQNSQPEIQEVTNDETQSQTQSSTEEDNQQQQNSDTTTSSNEETQQTQTNEEEQSQQTTESENQEQQQNSESETSTESNQEETTQSTEDKPAESNSGDSFPTGAHAGIPKESKESNRAWSTQADQSENQKERRKDGSTSNKDDGSIYGYTWELCNVTSGADYIPCLDNEKAIKMLHYTGHFEHRERHCPEDAPTCLVPIPKGYKKTMEWPTSRDKIWYHNVPHTKLAEVKGHQNWVKVTGEFLTFPGGGTQFIHGALHYIDFIQKSLPNIAWGKRTRVILDVGCGVASFGGYLFERDVLAMSFAPKDEHEAQVQFALERGIPAISAVMGSQRLPFPSRVFDLVHCARCRVPWHAEGGRLLLELNRVLRPGGYFVWSATPVYQKLPEDVEIWKAMSKLTISMCWELFTIKKDRLNSVGAAIYRKPTSNECYEQRKHNDPPMCKGDDDANAAWYVPLQACIHRVPTEEVERGAKWPEEWPARVHKPPYWLNSSQKGIYGKPAPEDFATDYEHWKRVVTKSYMTGLGISWSNVRNVMDMRAVYGGFAAALKDIKVWVMNVVNVDSPDTLPIIYERGLFGMYHDWCESFSTYPRTYDLLHADHLFSRLKKRCKLVPVIAEVDRIVRPGGKFIVRDESSVLGEIENMLKSLHWEIHLTFSKDQEEILSAQKTDWRPNTNSASS; translated from the exons ATGGCTACGGGGAAGCTGCGCTCGAGTAAGAGgaactcatcatcctcatcttcttacATGTCTACAATTACAATGGTTGTTTTTATAGGTTTATGTGGTCTTGGTTTATGGATGTTAACTTCTTCATCTGTTGTTCCTCCTCAATCTGTTCATACTTCCACAAATTCTTTCTCACATTCTGATAATCATCATGTTGTGAATTCAAGAAAAGATCGTAAAGTGCCTTCTTTTGATGATACTCCTGGGGATCTACCTGATGATGCTGTGAAAGAAGATAATAGTAATAGCAATCAAGAGGATATTACTAGTAATAAATCTGATGATGATTCATTTATGGATAAGACTCATGATGAATTAAAGTTGTCTAATCAAGACGAGGATTCTAAATCTAGTAATGAAGATAATAATGAACAAGAGAATAATAAAGATGGATCTAGTTCAGATGTTAATGAAGATAATTCTTCATCGAAGGAATCAGCTGAAGaagaacaacagcagcagaagcagGAGGAGAATCAAGAGAGTAATTCAGCAGGGGATAATGATAATAATGGGAATGGTAATGAGAATCAAGAAATTTCTACAGAAACAAATACAGATACTGAATCAAAAGATGAAGATCAAAACAATCAAGAGGTGCAACAATCTCATGAAGAACAGATCCAACAAGATCCAGAAGTAGTTACTACCAAAGAAAACACAGAACAGAGTACTCAACAGCAAGATCCAGAATTAGAATCTAAGGATAATTCAAATCAGGCTCTACAACAAGATTCAGATATGGATAATTCTCAACAGACACAGCAGAGTGATTCATCATCAGGTGGTGGGGATGACAATCAAACTCAATCATCTGAAGAAGATAACAATCAGCAAACTCAAGAAGAGGGTAGTACTACTGGCAGTGATGACAATCAACAGAATTCACAGCCAGAGATCCAAgaagttacaaatgatgaaacccAATCACAAACTCAATCATCAACAGAAGAagataatcaacaacaacaaaattcagATACTACCACTTCATCGAATGAAGAAACTCAGCAGACTCAAACCAATGAAGAAGAACAATCTCAACAAACAACAGAGAGTGAAAATCAAGAACAGCAACAGAACAGTGAGAGTGAAACTAGTACTGAGTCCAACCAGGAGGAGACAACTCAAAGCACTGAAGATAAACCAGCTGAGTCCAACTCGGGTGACTCATTCCCAACTGGAGCTCATGCTGGGATACCTAAAGAGTCGAAGGAATCAAACCGGGCTTGGTCAACACAGGCAGATCAGTCAGAGAATCAAAAGGAGAGGAGGAAAGATGGATCCACCAGTAATAAAGATGATGGGAGTATATACGGGTATACTTGGGAGTTGTGTAACGTGACGAGCGGTGCAGATTACATCCCTTGCCTAGACAATGAAAAAGCTATCAAGATGCTTCACTACACTGGACACTTTGAGCACCGAGAGAGACATTGCCCTGAAGATGCACCAACTTGTTTGGTTCCAATTCCTAAAGGCTATAAGAAAACCATGGAGTGGCCTACAAGCAGAGACAAG ATATGGTATCACAATGTTCCTCACACTAAATTGGCTGAGGTTAAGGGCCACCAGAATTGGGTGAAGGTGACTGGTGAATTCCTCACATTTCCAGGTGGTGGAACCCAGTTCATACATGGTGCATTACACTACATTGATTTCATCCAAAAG TCACTACCAAATATTGCGTGGGGAAAAAGAACTAGGGTGATACTGGATGTTGGTTGTGGAGTTGCCAGTTTTGGAGGTTACCTGTTCGAGAGGGATGTACTTGCAATGTCATTTGCACCTAAAGATGAACATGAAGCTCAAGTTCAGTTTGCTCTTGAAAGAGGAATTCCTGCAATATCGGCTGTTATGGGTTCTCAACGACTTCCGTTCCCAAGCAGAGTCTTTGATCTTGTACATTGTGCTCGCTGTAGGGTACCATGGCACGCAGAAG GTGGCCGTCTTCTGTTGGAACTTAACCGTGTTCTACGCCCTGGCGGTTACTTTGTCTGGTCAGCTACTCCTGTTTACCAGAAGTTGCCTGAAGATGTTGAGATCTGGAAGG CAATGTCTAAACTTACTATATCCATGTGCTGGGAGCTCTTCACCATCAAGAAGGACAGACTGAATTCTGTTGGTGCTGCCATTTACCGCAAACCCACCTCAAATGAATGCTATGAGCAAAGAAAACATAATGATCCTCCCATGTGTAAAGGCGATGATGATGCAAACGCAGCTTG GTATGTACCTCTGCAAGCATGCATACACCGAGTACCGACTGAAGAAGTCGAGAGAGGTGCTAAGTGGCCTGAGGAATGGCCTGCTAGAGTTCACAAGCCTCCATATTGGTTAAACAGCTCTCAGAAGGGAATTTACGGGAAACCAGCTCCTGAGGACTTCGCAACAGATTATGAGCACTGGAAGAGAGTCGTAACCAAATCATATATGACCGGATTGGGCATCAGTTGGTCAAACGTGAGAAACGTTATGGATATGAGAGCTGTTTATGGAGG GTTTGCTGCAGCTCTGAAGGACATCAAAGTGTGGGTTATGAACGTAGTGAACGTTGACTCACCAGATACTCTTCCAATTATCTATGAGCGTGGTCTGTTTGGCATGTACCATGATTGGTGTGAATCCTTCAGCACATATCCCAGAACCTACGATCTCCTCCATGCTGATCACCTGTTTTCGAGGTTGAAGAAAAG ATGCAAACTTGTACCTGTGATTGCAGAGGTAGATCGAATAGTCAGACCAGGTGGTAAATTTATTGTCCGTGATGAATCAAGTGTACTGGGGGAAATTGAAAATATGTTGAAATCTTTGCATTGGGAGATCCATTTAACATTTTCTAAAGATCAAGAAGAAATACTCAGTGCACAAAAAACCGATTGGCGGCCCAACACAAATTCAGCTTCGTCCTGA